In Planctomycetota bacterium, the sequence GGGGGGGGCGGGGTTTTTTGGGTTTGGGCGGGGTTGACCTTTTGGTTGGGGGGGGGGGCTACGCCGCGGGGGTCCACTTTCCTCCAACGGGGGGGCTTCGCCGCAGCCGCAAAATGTGTATGTACGAGTTCTGCTTCGGCTATCGACGCCGGCGGATGAGCAAGGTGCCTGCGGCACCGAGCAGGCCGAGGCTGGCCGGTTCGGGCACGACGATCTGGCCGCGTAGCTCACCGGGTCCGTTCTGCTCAGTGTGGAAGTTGACGTAGTAGTTTCCGCCGAGCAGGCCGTCGATGAACATCTGGTCGATGTTGGCGGTGCCGGTGAGGTTGCCGGTGGCGGGTTGGCCGTTGGGCACGATACCGCCGATGGGGTCAACGCCCGACGGCGTGTCGCCGACGAGATCGACCACGGTCGGCCCGTTGCCGCCAAAGGTCTCGGCCGAGTGGACGTGCGCACCAGGCGCCACAATCGGGCCGGTCAGATCCTG encodes:
- a CDS encoding CHRD domain-containing protein gives rise to the protein MHDLLRFALPAAAAVTLTAGVASAQTFTVPLDSLQTNPGANFDPGQTLPTGNAVLTLDTDAMTFSWDIDYQDLTGPIVAPGAHVHSAETFGGNGPTVVDLVGDTPSGVDPIGGIVPNGQPATGNLTGTANIDQMFIDGLLGGNYYVNFHTEQNGPGELRGQIVVPEPASLGLLGAAGTLLIRRRR